The genomic DNA AAAACCCCTGGCCGCCACCGCAGCCGAGGGCGAGGAACTGGTCAAGCGGGCCGCCGAGCAGGGCGTGGCCCTCATGGTCGGCCACGTGGAGCGGTTCAACCCGGCGGTGGCCAGGGTCAAGGAGCTGGTCGGCGACGACATCATCTCCATCCAGATCGAGCGCGTGGGTCCGTATCCGCCGCGCATCCAGGACGTGGGCGTGGTCAAGGATCTCGGCTCCCACGACATCGACCTGATCCGCTACATCACCGGGTCGGAGTACAAATCGGTCTATGCCGTGACCTCCACCACCCTGGGCAAGCACGAGGACAGCGCGCTCATCACCGCCCAGATGGAGAACGGCGTGCTCGCCAGCATCTCCACCAACTGGGTCACCCCCTACAAGGGGCGCAAGATCCTGGTGGCCTGCGAGTCCAAATACATCGAGGCCAACCTGATCACCCAGGAGGTCAAGGAATACTCGGCCTTCTCCACCTACGACAAAAGCTACTCGGTGCGCGAATGGCCGCTCATGTTCCGCGAGCCGGTCAAGGAGGAGCTGACCCAGTTCCTCGCCGCCCTGCGCAACAACACCCCGGTGCCCATCACCGGCGAGGACGGGCTGGCCGTGCTCAGGGTATTCGAACGCATCCTGCCCGGCGCATAGCCGGATCAGGACACGCCAGAAAAAAGGCCCCGTCTCCCTGACACGCAATGCAGGGGGACGGGGCCGTTGACTCGCTGCCTGTAAATATCAGTTGCTTGCCACCCGGCTGGTTCCCGCTCCGGCCTGGGCCGAGGGCGCCACCGCAATGTAGTCCACCACGTCCCTGACACCCCAGACCTCGCCGGCAATGGCCAGGGCGGCAGTTTTTTGACTGTGGTCCGAGGTCGAGCCGATGAGGATGGCGGTTCCCCGAATGACCTCGATGCGCAGATCGGCGTTTTCGAGCCGTTTGGTCGCGGCCAGCTTCTGGCTGACGGTGCGCAGGAGCGCGGCGTCGCTCTGGGCCTCGCGGACGGTGAGGCGCGGGTAAAACTTGCAGGTGATCAGCCGGACCCCTTCGAGGGTGCGGGCCGTGCCGAGCGCCTGATCGGCCTGGGCACGGCTGTCGGTCTGGCCCACGAGATAGGCATGCCCATTGATGACATGGGCGGAAACCGTATGCACGCCGCCCAACCGCAGCCGCTCGCGCAGGCGGCGCTCAAGCATCCTGTCCGAATCGCACTGAATCTGTCCGCCCTCGACGCTCTCCTTGGGGAGATTGGCGTCGGCAAAGACCACGGCATCGTAGCCGGTCATGGCCCCGCCCGCCACCTGCACGGCTGGATACACGGCGCACCCGGCCAGGGCCATGCCCAGGCCGACGGCCAGAACGATGTGGAGCAGGTTCCGTTTCATGATCATGCACTGCGCCCAAGGCGGCTTGTCTAGACTTTATCTAATCAACCTGTGCCTCAAGTCGGCACCCTGGTCAAGTGATGATGCAAGAATTGTGCGCTTGGCCCGGCGTCACTCACGGACGGCCAGGACATAGACCATGCCCGCCATATCCTGCCTGTCGATGACCCGCAGTCCGGGCGGGCGGTCCGTCCACTCGTCCCAGTGCCTTTCGCGGATGACGAGCACTACCCTGCCCCGCCGCTCGATCAGGGCGGCCAGTTCGTCAAAATCGCCCGTCTCCTCGATGTCATGCTCGGCGTAGTAGGTGAAAATGCCTGAGTAGACCTTGTAGGCCAGGGGCGCGTAGCCCTGACGCACGTGTGCGCCGATCATCTGCCCCTGCCGCTTGGGGCTCATGGCGTCGTCCAGGGACGGGGCCACCATCAGCCCCACCGGATAGAGCCACAGGGTCACGGCCAGGGCCGACCAGAGCAGGCAGACCTTGCTCCCCCGGCGGCGCAGGAGCAGGAAGACCAGCCCGACGAACAGAAGCAGGCAACCGGAAAGGCCCAGCCCGCGCAGCGGCACCGGGAACGGCAGCAGGTCGCCCGCCACCAGCAGCCCCGCGCCAAGAACCAGCCACAGCCCGGCCACACAGGTCCAGAACCGGGCCGAATGCGCGCTGTCGAGCCGGGTCATGGCCTGGGCCGTAAGCAGGGCCATGGGCGGAAACATGGGCAGGATGTAGATGAGCACCTTGCCGCTCAGGCTGGAGAGGAAAATGAAGGTGGCCCCGAACATGATCCACAGAAACACGGTCGGTCCGGCCTCGCGGCGAGAGGCCCAGTGGCCGCCCCAGGCCTCAAGGGAGAAGAGCCGCCTGACTGGGACCACCAGGGCGAAAAGCGACCACGGCAGCCAGGCCAGAGGCAGGGCGATGAAATAATAGGAGACCGGCTCGCGGTGGTGAAAGGTGGCGGTGGCCCGCTGGATGACATGCTTGCCGAGCACGGTGTCCATGAGAAACGACGGCCCCT from Pseudodesulfovibrio aespoeensis Aspo-2 includes the following:
- a CDS encoding ArnT family glycosyltransferase; amino-acid sequence: MSIMEKKLPVGLAQRLWYTLAGHPWLTMILGVTAQTWFTLNNRALWFSDEVRYANAYQNLVSHGKWMVLSLNGQPYPDKPPVYFWFLWLIDTLTPADMPTVFFLGAALSGLFFLASAYVLARVLGFDRSVCLACVLMLLSTFFLVGLFHYSRMDLLFAGLIVLSHACLFKALSGQDQGPWPVLAFALAGLATLTKGPLGFLLPLLTVTLYLLWRGEVRRLFSRAMGVGLLVMLTMLAAWVAGVVMVEGPSFLMDTVLGKHVIQRATATFHHREPVSYYFIALPLAWLPWSLFALVVPVRRLFSLEAWGGHWASRREAGPTVFLWIMFGATFIFLSSLSGKVLIYILPMFPPMALLTAQAMTRLDSAHSARFWTCVAGLWLVLGAGLLVAGDLLPFPVPLRGLGLSGCLLLFVGLVFLLLRRRGSKVCLLWSALAVTLWLYPVGLMVAPSLDDAMSPKRQGQMIGAHVRQGYAPLAYKVYSGIFTYYAEHDIEETGDFDELAALIERRGRVVLVIRERHWDEWTDRPPGLRVIDRQDMAGMVYVLAVRE
- a CDS encoding BON domain-containing protein; translation: MIMKRNLLHIVLAVGLGMALAGCAVYPAVQVAGGAMTGYDAVVFADANLPKESVEGGQIQCDSDRMLERRLRERLRLGGVHTVSAHVINGHAYLVGQTDSRAQADQALGTARTLEGVRLITCKFYPRLTVREAQSDAALLRTVSQKLAATKRLENADLRIEVIRGTAILIGSTSDHSQKTAALAIAGEVWGVRDVVDYIAVAPSAQAGAGTSRVASN
- a CDS encoding Gfo/Idh/MocA family protein, which encodes MTLKVGVVGLGWMGRVHLRNYTEMAGVEIVGVVDVDPKAREEVTARFGVTAFATLDELLAHELDAISVCVPTSLHHETGLKIIAKKINLLIEKPLAATAAEGEELVKRAAEQGVALMVGHVERFNPAVARVKELVGDDIISIQIERVGPYPPRIQDVGVVKDLGSHDIDLIRYITGSEYKSVYAVTSTTLGKHEDSALITAQMENGVLASISTNWVTPYKGRKILVACESKYIEANLITQEVKEYSAFSTYDKSYSVREWPLMFREPVKEELTQFLAALRNNTPVPITGEDGLAVLRVFERILPGA